The following is a genomic window from Miscanthus floridulus cultivar M001 chromosome 14, ASM1932011v1, whole genome shotgun sequence.
CGCCTAGCACTCTAGCGGTAGAACCGAtcactcctggggcagtgccgagcacttcgggagggatgccgagtactccgggaggagtgccgagcactcttggagggatgccgagcacgccaggagtggtgctgggaggttctgcagtgatggcgaccactccaggacgagtgtcgagcactcccatggcggagccaagacgtcttgcagtggtgccgaccgctccaagactgaggctgggcactcctacagtgtggccgaACACTGCATGAGTTATGACGAGAAGTCCAGAAGAAGTGCCGAGCACTGAACctggggtgccgagcacttcaggtaTTGTACCGAGCACTCTAGCGGAATAGGGAACTCCACCAacaccgatcgagttcgcctcacctccaagtgcaatcactgagttcgtggatgccttccacgaaggtgaggaggtgcggctccgcaggctggatgacatcgtcgGCGGTATAGGACCCTCAGGACTGACTGATCGACTGCTCAATGACgcagagctgctgctcgtcagtgcagaggaaccacccatgtccGCGATGGCTGAGCGGGACAGAAATtggcgatgggcgatgctggaggagatgaaggcgatcgaggaaaacaagacttggcagctcgtcgatccacctccaggatgtcgttcgattagcctaaagtgggtgtacaaggtcaagcgggacgagttTGGCGCCattatcaagcacaaggcgcgcctcatcgCCCGATGCTTTGTTCAACGCGAGGGCATAggcttcgaggaggtctttgcgccaaTAGCGCGTATAGAGTCGGTCCATTTGCTActtgctttggcagcagcaaaggactggtgtgtccatcacttggatgttaaattagccttcctcaatggtgagctagCAGAGACGATCTtcatcaggcaacctccaggtttcaccGTAAAGGGAGAGGAGCATAGGATGCTCCGACTAtgtaaggcgctctacgggctacgggAGGCCCaccgagcatggaacgccaagcttgacaccaCGCTGGCCGAGCTTGGGTTTCatcggtgcgcaaccgagcacacgCTCTACACGTGGCGACGGGGAAGGagaagctcgtcgtcggcgtgtatgtggatgacttaatcgtcaccggcacgcgcacggaggacatcaatagcttcaagcgtgagatggcagctcatttttgaatgagcgatctcggcgcactctcctactaccttggtatcgaggtgagacaggggaaggaggaactcacgctcggtcagagcgcgtatgcctctaagctgttggagcggagcggcatggctgagtgcaagccatgcgtgactccaatggaggagcggctgaagctgacgaaggccagcaccgtggCGAAGGGGGATGCaatactctaccggagcatcattggcggtctgcgctacctagtccacacgaggctggacattgcgtttgccgtgggctacgtcagtcgcttcatggaggatcccagagaggatcactgggctatggtaaagcggctactgcgctacgtcaaatggacggtggatcaggggatcatctttcccaagaccggtgggagtaggctgcagctcactgtgtttagcgatgcagacatggcaggggacatcgacggacgacggagcacctctggcgtgcttgtCTTCCTCGGGTTGgtcccaatttcatggctgtcgctgaaacagaaggtggtgacgctatctacgtgtgaggcagagtatgtagcggcagccacagcggcgtgccaagttgtgtggctacgccggctgctgggcgagctgaccggcgtggaagctcacccaccaacactgatggtggacaactatcCCGCCATCACCCTCGCGAAAAATCCGGTTCTACACGACCGGAGTAAatacatcgacgtgaagttccacttcctcagggactgtgtcgatggagggcagatcgtcatcgagttcgtcgaaactggtcgagaTCTCGCAGACgtctcaccaagccgctcggacgtcttcgactcacggagctaaatgggatgatcggcatggagggggtacaagggttagcagtaggattagggaaagattgttagataatctactgctatcttgtgtgaacacagtaagagaaggcggcgccgaaagcccccctgctgtgatactgtagccgctgtaggtgcaggcgccgtacggctcacctgcagcattgTAGGCATatgcagaggccggcgcagagtcagccctgtatgttatgtAGTCACTGTTATAGCAGGGCAGCTGTACTGGGACTAGATGGATATAGTTGTAAAAacagactaccacggcaactcagtaaagagagttcagatttaccaTCTCCCAGACAAGGctttggccaacgctggtgtcttgtactgtgtgtgcatgctctgttctcccttcttcttcaagctctagccatagcgcgtggggacggacaacgcttgttcatggtcggcacggctagtgggtgctcggcaatacTAGCGGGTGCTCagtaagactggtgagtggttcactcacctaagccggtgatcctgtgggcaaGATCACCTGCTCCTTGTTCAAAGACCCCCGACTACTGAGATCAACGCCATCTTTGAATCCTTCTTAGCCCGCGGCAATGGCAGATGAGGAATGTGATAAAACTCCTGGCCATGAACTGTGTACCCCACTGCCTGAGAGCGATGGGCCTTGGCAACTTGAGTACTGGCCCTATGTTGTTTACATGATCATGAGAGTCACAAATGACACACAGTAAACATCCGCTGTATAGCCAGCAGCCAAGTGACCTTTATTCGTGCACGTAGAACATCTAATACCCCGGTCGCATAGCATCTCCTTCCTCCTGTCCCACTCCATTAGCATCCCCCGTCATCACATCTACCACCACTCATTCAAGCTCCTTAGGGGCCCCAGCCAAAGTCTCTCCAGAAAACGCACCAGTGTGCCCACCTCGCGAACCGGATCCTAGCACCGCCGGCTCCAATGTCGCTGGCCCTCCATGGTGCCCTCCACGGCTAGATGGCAAATGTGACCCATGCCACCCAGTCACCGACCTCCAGAGAAACTGTGACCACCATGACTGCCCCTGCCTCTACTAAGCCGCCAAAACCTCCTACCCCAGAGCCAAAGTACCTTCCATGGAAACCACCATCTCGCCTAAACTCCAGACTATCCGCTTGCCCAAATGCCCACCATAGTTCCTCTGCAACCCCTGGCTAGGACCCTAGAACAGAAGGATGGAGCCTGGGCACGGTGCACCACGCCCACGAGCCATCTTTTTGCTTGAACTCAGACAAAAGGACTCCTCTCCTCTCGCCACCACCTCTGCAGACGATCCGTAGCGACGGGGAGGTGAATCGCGATAGGCGATTAGAGTGGGCGCTCGACATTAAACATGTGCCTTAACAAGGCGCGTCCGACCTGCACTTGACCTGTGACTGTGAGACTTCTCTGGTGTCGTCGCTACATCCTGCCGAGTAGCACGGCTCCTCTACGAAATGGCTTGGGCCGCCCCCGTCCAGAAGGCAGCGATGTCCACCGCCCCCTGCCCAGCTCAGTCCGATGGAACCCAGGGCAAACATATTACGGCTCCGAGGCGGAGCTCCCCTGCACGACGTTCGCGGTTGCGGGGGCAGAGCTCGCCCGCGCGATGCCCATAGTGGCCAGGGCAGAGTTTGCTTTCGGTGGCCGGGCCTGTGGGTCGGAGCTCGCCTGCCGGCTCCACTCACCATGCTCCGTTTTGATCCTAAGATGGTGCACTTTCAGAAGTGGGGCATTTTCAGAAGTGCCTCTATAAATTTCTCTATTAATTAAGGAAGTCACCTCTACGAATGAACTTTCTGAGACGGGCTCTGGCCTTGTCTCCTCCTTGCAAATTGGATCGGCAGAGCTTAGGATGGCCTGCCTGTGTTAACATTTTGGGCCTCCGTTAACCCTTTGGGTTGTCCCAACATCAATTTTGTATTAGTAATATCGTAACATATCTAAATTTAACGATTATAATTGGTCGTGTTTCACATACTTTGGTAACATTATGCGCTCAAAGTATTAGTATAAGCGAATAACAGAGAGTGTTTGTTTTTATTTTCGAGAACGTGCTtagcacgtgtttcattaagGAGAAGGTTTTGGAAATTACAAAGCGACTAGGACCGAATGGCGAGTTGCCACAGTACTAGACGCGAGCCAGCATTACACAAGAGGATTATACAGCAAACAATCTTGCGACAAAGAGGCTATGGAGTCCTTAGTCTGCTGGCGCCATGAAGATCGACATGGCCTGAAAACCGGCTCCCATCCAGGCATTCGCTTCATCGATGATCCGCCTGAGCAGCGACTTTTGTTTCTTGTAAGCACACTACTGATGAGATACGTTCTTGGGCGACTAAGTTTCTGACGACGCTACGCCGCTCGCGGTTATTGAGGCCACGGGCGTTCCAGATGAGGATGTTGTTGTTACTCATTGGAGAGTAGTTGTGCGACAGCGTGGAGCCGATCAGTGCTGCTGCACCGCTGCGCGTCCCCTCCGTGCCCCCGCCGGCGGAAAGAGCTCACGCATGGCAGCCCTTTTGGACGACGACAGCGGCTCCGCGAAGGTTTCATGGAACCTCGACGCGATAGTTGCATCTGGTGTAGCCGGCGCTGATCTGGGCACGTTGTATATGCATATATGTAATTCAGTGTCGGGGtgctttttttcaaaaaatggtaGCCTAGCCTATGTATTAGGAGAACGAAGTGCTATAGGATAGGTAGTTGGGAGGTAGCGATTCAAGTGAATTAATGCTTAGGTACATGCCTCCACCAGCAAGCTAGAGCATCTTCAAGTGTGTTTCTTAAACTTGTTTTTTAAATCATTATTCGGGGAATCATTTGAATAAAATCATTCTCTAATCTTTTCACTctctaatactccctccgtccgtgAATACAGGGCGTAACTGCTTTTTTTTCAAGTCCGGGAATacagggcggcggcggctcggcggCAGTTCACACGCGCATGCAGCATTTAACTTGCGTCACCCTTCTCCTCGGCTCCCACGCTGCATGCAGCTGGCCGTTACACTCACAGCGCATGTATGTTCTCTCGAGCGAGACTAGTAGTACTACTCCTATAcgaaggcaagcactataagttCTCTGGATGCATCCTCTTTTCTCTAGTGGCCATCTTCTCGCTGCATGAGTAAGCAGCATCTTCTTCTGTGAGACTAGTGCAGAATCTAACATTTTTGTGCAGCGATGAAGATGGCAGAGGTGACTGCGGCTGCGGAGGCTGCTGCGGCGCAGGCAAGGCAGCAGTTCGCCATTGCTTGGCGCATGCGTCGGAGGGCACAGAAGGAGCTCGGCCGTGCTCGAGTGCTCCGTGTCTGCGCCATCCGCATGCGACGGCAAGCACAGGCCGAGCTTGGCCGCGCGCGAGTGCTCCGTCTCCGTCAGCAAGTGGAGCTCCGCCATGCGGGAGCTCTGTCCAACACTGGTGGAGCTCATCCGCTCATAATAATGGACGAAAGTGAAGCGGCCGGTGACGATCACGGCACCGACTCCGACAGCATTCGGTACGTTCCAGACTCGCTGCTCGGGGACACCTGTGTTCCAGATTCATTCGAGGACACCGAAGAAGAAGCTAGTATTGCTGCACACGTTGCTGCCGAAGCAGAAAAGGATGAGAAAGCCCTTGCGATTGTCCGTCCAATGATGTTTAAAATCATCTTCCCTAATTTTCCTGAACTACACAAGTGATGCGAAACGAGCGATGGTGTACTCTTGTTTTTTTAATCTAATCGGTTACATGCAGTAGGAGTACATTTTTGTGAAACACTAAGCTATACAGCGATGAAATTCACTGCATCTTGATAAATTTCCTTATCTACTCGAAGCCTTATTGGAAGTTGCTGAATTCTTTCTAATGTTCCCTTCTTCATATGAGGGATAGCATAATGTTGCCCTCCTTTTGCACGCCACCACCTGCGATGCCACCGAAATATTACACTTGGAAAGACGCACATGAAAACATAATCGAAACATAGAAATGGAAACCATGAGTACCTTCGTTGCCGAGGTCCCAAAGGAAATCATAGTCCAAATCTAGTACGCCTCCTTCAAATTCCTCAATTTCATTTCAATCAATAGGCTGATTCAAATCTAGACCGGGCATTATGAGTAGAGTGAAGATTAGAGTAAGATGTGTGGTGTCCACTGTGAATAAGCATTCCCCTATTTATAGGAGGAACATACCGGAGGCACAGGCCATGGCGCCACATGCAAATCAATTTCCATTAGCGCCAATGAAAATTTGGTACGCGCAAGGGACTAAACAGGCACGCGCCAAGGAAGGAAATTTCCGTTACATGCGAGAGAAATTAGCGCGCGCCGTGCTGCAGTTTCATTGCCGTGCCAACGGGAAAGAAAATCCATCTGCATGCATGCAGCGCAGGGCAAGGGAATAGTCTGAGCCGTTGCTTTGGCGCGCGGAAGAGTGAATGGGCTTGCCGTTGATGCATGCACGCATGCGCGACAGCTAATTAATTAGACGCGGAGCCGAAGCATTCTCCTTGGAAGCCATAGCATTAAACTCGTTTATTGGTCTTGGTGAAAATGGAATGGCGCCCTGTATTcacggacggagggagtagctacTTTAAAGACCAACTCCACTCTTTATTATCGGCTCCTGAGAATTCTAAAATAGACGACGAAAATAATTGAAAACATAATTAAAGAAGCTattggttttttttaaaaaaagattaCCATTATATGAATACATAAGGATACAAAGAGTTTTCTGGAGTTGTCAGCTCTTGGGGGTCATTCGTTCGCTGAGGATCGATGAGATAGCTAGGGCCGTGACATGTCACTAGTTAAAGAGCAGCTTTATATGTACTCCTCGTATACTACTCACAGCAAGTAGCATAGCACGCTGATAATTGGCGTACGGTCCCTAATAATTGGCGTACGGCGGACAGGTCTGACGCCAGTGCTCGATCGCAGCCGACGTCGAGGGACCGACTGCCACTGGGGCCACACGTGCCTGCCACGCGGACACGTAGGGCCACACGCATGAAAGCTGACGTGCCACTTACTTGTCCTTGCTGGTAGAGCTAGGTACATTGTCGATCATTAGGCACTCCACTGCTGGCCAGTACGTACGTGCACGTGTACGGCAAGGACACGCACTTACAAATGTACAAGCGCGTACGTAAGGGTACTGTCACACACTCACCGTACCTGGagcatatattatatatatagttagTTAAGCTGTTGCGATCGACTTGCATGCTGTAAGGACGAGCTGATCATGAAAGCGATCCAACACACGGATGTGTTAGTACGTAGCAGCAGTGTCCTGTCCTATATGTGATTGTCGGCCAGGGGCGGCTCGCAGCGCAAGTGTCCGATCATCATGGCCACAGCAATGGCAGTAGCTAGTTGTCTGCGAGCTGATGAGCGCGCGGTAGCGTGGCTCGTTAGGTACTTATTGCTCCGGTTAAAAAAAAATCGTTTTTGTTATAAATCTGGATGGAAGTTGTTTGTTTAGATTCATAGCAAAAATGACATTTTTCATGTAAAGGGAATAAGTAAGCATCGGTTTggattgcacatgttgtactgtaTTGGAGTGGGTTGGTCCTAGATTGCtaacagtttggtttgaagactATCAAAACTAGTTCCGACTTCCAACTCACTAGGGAATATCCGCACTAGATGCAGGTCGGTTCGATACCACCAAAACGGCTAGATTAGTTCAACCCAGATGGAGAGCATCTGTGTGCGGCCAGCCGCTAGGAGGAGCTGTTGTGGCGGCGGCGTGGCCTAGGAAGCCGCTACGGTGGCAACACGCAAGGCACCAGGGATGGCGGGGCACCAGCAGCATAGCTGCCGCGACGACAGTGAGCAGCAGGGTGGTGGGGCGCTTAGTCGGGCAGCGCGGGACTAGAGCATCGTCGATCAGTGGGGTGGGGCTGCGCAGCTGCAGCGCCGACGAGTAGCAGGGAGGGGCGAGCGAGTAGCCGATCCTGCACTAAGGACCGAACGTTCGAGCAAGACGTGACAAGGTCTACGAAGAAAGGGTGAGAGGCTGCCCGGCAGCATGGGGCCCAGTTGTCATAGTCTCAACAACCCACCGCTATATTTTCTTCAAACCAAACATAAGACTAGAGTGGATCCGTCCTCGATCTCAACCAAACACACAATCAgcctgtttgctggttggtttctgggctgataagtcctggctgaaaccaacaagcgaacagactgaatgAATTCAACCCAACCCGCAAGTCCAACCCACGTCATCCCAAAACGAAACGCACGCTATCTAACTCAAcatcagctagctagctagttatCTTTTTCCTATTGGTACGACTGATGGCAATAAAGATGTCTGTGTTCACGACATTATACGATGGTAGATTGAGGAACACCGCTTGCCGATAGAATATAACACCATTATATTTTAAAATGAATTCAGAAAAAAAATACGAGTATTCGTGTTAGTAACTGTTAAGTCAAGGTGTGTGTTAAACCTAGAAGAAGAAAGGGGGGTGAGAGGCTGCCAACCAGCATGCTGGCCCAGTTGTCATAGTCTCAACCAACCTCTATATTTTCTTCAAACCAAACATAAGACTAGAGTGGATCCACCCTCCGAACCAAACACAGAATGAATTCAACCCAACCCGTAAAACCGGAACAGATCCAATCCATCCCACGCCATCCCAAAACCAAACACACGCTATCTGACTCAACATCACATCAGCTAGCTAGTTATCTTTTTCCTATTAGTACGAGTGATGGCAATAAAGATGTATGTGTTCGTTGACGACATCTTGTCAATTTAAGAGTATATATGATGGTAGATTGAGAAATATCTCGCTTGCCAATAAAATATAACACCGttatattttaaaataaattcagaaaaaGGAGCATTCGTGTTAGTAACTGTTAAGTCAAGGTGTGCGTGTTAAACCTCGGTGGGCAGGCTTAAGTTCGAGGCCTAGCTATTTAAGGACTAGCTTGTCACTTTATTGCTACGCTCCAAACAGAAACATAGAAATATGCAAATATATAAACAAACCATGTGAAGAGTTAGGATGCTCAAACTAACtatggagtttgcaaatgagtgaATACTGAACACTCTACTTATATATGAGCGTGTATATATGTAGTAATCTTAATATCCTTCGATCGATATATCCGTAGTAGCATTATTACTAAACAAAGGAAATTGAAGATAATAACAAAACAATAGCAATTCATACTAAATCCCTCGCCTCgacctctctctctctactaGCTCGTTGCAACACCAACaacacccaagaggagggagggagggagccatATGGTAATTAATTAACAAGAAAAAACGAAAAAAATCAACAAAAGCCCAGGCCTCAAAACTGGGGCCTAAGCCCACGAGCCCAGCCCAGCAACCCGCTAGGGCGGCCCGGGCCAAGCGCTACCGTGCCGATAGAGCTTCGTTCCTCCTCCGATGGATCCTACTCGCCCTCCTCGTCGCCGGCCACGGACACGGACGCGAGCGCGCGGCGGAAGACGGCGACGGGGCAGGGGATGCGCAGCGGGCCTTGGTGGCGGTACCCGTACTCCTGCGCGGCTCGGCCGAGTAGGTCCGCGAGCGCCGGCGCGCCCAGCAGCTCGGTGCGCACCAGGAACCGCTCCTCCGCGCCCTCCGCGCCGCCGCCCACGTGCACCGGCACGTGCCCCTCCGGCACCCCCGCGTGCGCCTTGCTGCGCTTCTTCCTCGCCGAAGATGACGACGACGAAGGCGGCGGTGGAGAGCAGTCGCCGACGCGGGAGAGCCGCCGGATCAGCTGCCTCATGGTGTGGTGAGCGAGGAGGCGTTTTCCTCTGCGTACACGGGGTGGGTGATGCGAACTGCGGGGAGGAGGCGCCATTTTATAGCGTGGCTCCTGGGACACTGACGTGCGGGTCCCCGAGGTTCCTGGGCCCACGGATCAGTGGGGTTGCCGGCGTACAAGTGGTGGGGTGGGTGGAGGGAGGAGTGGAGGGTACAAGTGGGTGTACGGCGTCAGGTACGACACCTTTTCAGTTTCCTGCTCTTTAattccttttcctttctttttcgttTCATTTTTAGTATTTTAAATTTCTGTTTAAAAACAGGAGGAGAATATTAGCAAATCTCGGTGGGCAAGCTTTTGTGTGTGCAGTGGGGTACAGGTCTGCTGTGCTGTGGACCGGCACTTTGCCGTACGTGTCGCTGAATTGTTGGGCTGAAAGAGACCTGTGACACCATGGTTACCAAACTATTAGTGTACCCGGCTCACATTGGACATTTCATCTAGTTCTAGCTACCATATGCAAGCAATaatttcttcttcctcgtcgttcTCTTTGTCATCATCGTCTTCCTCTACCAAGATGAGTTCTTATTGATACGAATAGAGATTTTATTGGAAAAACCGCCAACAATTTCTTCAACGGAAtctccaaatattttcattctgttTTCCTGGTGTCTTGCTTGTCAAAGATAGAGAATGGAGCCAGCTTTCCAAGTGCCAAACAAGGCATAGACAAGTTGTTGGAGGGTTGAGAGATATAAAAAGAATGATTTTATTAGAATGGTTCAATCCAGAGAGTTGGCTtaagaaaaactgttggagatgCTTTTTTCGCAATCTGCTAGCAGTGTTTTTGGGTCGTTCCAATCGGCTTTATATGCTTTTCAATTTTAAACGAGTTTGATGCTTGTGCTAAATACATGTGACGACCTACTTTCTTGCACATATATATGCTTAACTTTTAACCGAAAGTGACAATACCTGAGAgtcatatatattattattacccAGATGCATCTTAAATAATGATATGCATGCAATGATTACTACCGTAGTTTTTATTCATCCGTGATTATCCATAGCGCACGGATTAGTTGATGAGTTTTCTCTATCGATCGTCGATCAAGCGAAAGATACTCAGATGGGACTGCATGTGGGTGTGCAACAAACAACAGCGACTTTGTGTGCATGCATGGACAAAACCCAACCAACTCACCAATGTAAGGAAGCTTTTTGTTCTCGCTGTTGCTAAAATCTACTCCCTAATACAGTGCATTTTAGGAATTTTAAGACAAATTATGAGAAAACATAAAAAAACTCATGTACCATCATTTTATTTCCTAGTCAGATGCTATCAACAAcgtgattaatggtgattggtgattggttgataaatggaaAGTATTTAATGTAAAATTGATTTTTGTCCTCTAGAATTCATTATATTTAAAGACAAATTTTAAATGCTACAATGCGCTATATTACAGGACGGATGGAGTAGCTATTAGCTAGATAAATAGGTAAGTTGCTCATTAAATTCATGGTAAATTATTAATTATCGTTGACACTTAAATTGGGCCTAAGCCAATTTAAATAGGCCCATGACAGTTTTAGCTCAATCTAAGGAAAACTTCATAAAGCAACATGATAATAGTACCGTATTGATTTTCATTTGGGATAAGACCACCACTACCCCTTATAAAATAAGTGGTACATGGCCGATTGtgttcccatctatccaatcgacaCAAAAAAACataacaaatcaatctactacatcTTTTTACCCTCTTTTCCCAATCTATCTCTTCTCCTCGTTCTTCATCGGTGCTGCATGGCTGGAGGATCGACAACGACGATGCTCTAGAGCGGTCAGGCCGGCTAGAGCAGCCCATAGCCGCCGCACGCCCCGACGGGGTCCCTCTCGGGCGTGCGGGGTTTCGGGTATCAAGAGACCTCGCCGGCGTGTCTTGCGTATCGCCCTCCCGGCGAGGCTACTCCGGTGATGTGTCTTGCGTATCCCGGTGAGGCTACTCCGGTGACGTGTCTTGCGTATCGCGCTCATCGCTGGAGGCACAAGGTCCAGTGTGGACATCCCCTAGGCGCTGGTCGATCCCAAAATTGGCTAGGCCATACATTGAGCGGCCTAGCTCCTTATCGAGTGTGTGACCTAATTAagcgtcaacacactttttggcgactCCACTGGGGAACGATTGGTTTAGCTATCTTCTATAGCCGATCTTTCAGACCTAGCCAATTCCAATCTATCATTCTTGTGTTTTATCATTGTCGTTGCTTAATCTGGCTCAAAAGGCCGAAAGCATCTACTCTTGATCTCCTCGATCTTAGCAAGATGTGGAACAATGGTCGCAACGGTGAGTTCACCAGTCCAATGGGTGAGGAGATCCTCGTCAGGTCTACAACCATAGCTAAGCTGAAGGTAGATGGGATTACTAAAGATTCTCCTTTTTCTATACTACGGTTAAGATGAATTCTCCATTTGATAAGTTAGAGAAAGGAATCTTTGGTACTCCTATTACTACTTTACCTCATGTTGGATATGCTAGTGAATCGGCCCCGACTTTTAATCAACCTTAATATGAGAGGCCGTTTTACTATTATTTTGACTAGCATGGCAAGTTGATTTCAAAGAGTCAATCCAAATTGGCCTCTTCGGCACCTGAAACCGATAGGGCCAATTCAAGAGGGGCTAGTACTATACCTCCTGGGAAGAGGCTATCTTACTATTATATTGATCAATATGGCAAGATTATTTTCAGGAAGAAACCAAAATTGGTCTCTTCGGCGCCTGAAACCGATAGGACCAATTCAGGAGGGGTTAGTACTATTCTTCTTGCTGCTAC
Proteins encoded in this region:
- the LOC136506037 gene encoding auxin-responsive protein SAUR71-like; this encodes MRQLIRRLSRVGDCSPPPPSSSSSSARKKRSKAHAGVPEGHVPVHVGGGAEGAEERFLVRTELLGAPALADLLGRAAQEYGYRHQGPLRIPCPVAVFRRALASVSVAGDEEGE